From the Flavobacterium galactosidilyticum genome, one window contains:
- a CDS encoding energy transducer TonB: MKLDILKNQWLDIVFEGRNKSYGAYQLRQTNRKTTIKALIIGAIFFSVAVAAPLIINLIPKGEEKEIDRDIKITAIKLPPKEEKPKLNLPPPPPPAPKVDVVKFVKPVVAKANEVTEEPPKIVEVKNKTIGADNTKGDPDAVLTVEPVGTGKAAVVEAADDNQIYNTAGIEVKPDFPGGIEKFYKFVGSNYQTPEEEGLKGKVYVTFVVEKDGSLTDIKVIRDIGYGTGKEAIRVLKKCPKWTPGEQNGKKVRVLYSLPITIQSAE; encoded by the coding sequence GATATCGTATTTGAGGGGCGTAACAAAAGTTATGGGGCTTATCAATTAAGACAAACCAACAGGAAAACCACTATTAAAGCGCTTATCATTGGTGCAATATTTTTTAGTGTTGCTGTTGCTGCGCCGCTTATCATAAACTTGATTCCGAAAGGCGAGGAAAAAGAAATTGACAGGGACATTAAGATAACTGCAATTAAATTGCCTCCTAAGGAAGAGAAGCCTAAATTAAACCTTCCGCCACCGCCACCACCAGCACCTAAAGTTGATGTGGTTAAGTTTGTGAAGCCAGTAGTGGCAAAAGCAAATGAGGTTACGGAAGAGCCGCCAAAAATTGTTGAAGTTAAAAACAAAACAATTGGTGCTGATAATACTAAAGGAGATCCTGATGCAGTATTAACTGTTGAGCCAGTTGGAACTGGTAAGGCTGCAGTAGTTGAGGCTGCTGATGATAATCAAATCTATAACACAGCAGGAATTGAGGTTAAACCTGATTTCCCAGGTGGTATTGAGAAATTCTATAAATTTGTGGGTAGTAATTATCAAACACCAGAAGAAGAAGGTCTTAAAGGTAAAGTTTACGTTACTTTTGTTGTTGAAAAGGATGGTTCTTTAACAGATATCAAAGTTATTAGAGATATAGGTTACGGAACTGGAAAAGAAGCAATCCGTGTTTTGAAAAAATGTCCAAAATGGACACCGGGAGAGCAGAACGGTAAAAAGGTAAGAGTACTTTATTCACTACCTATTACGATTCAATCTGCAGAATAA